The Malus domestica chromosome 06, GDT2T_hap1 genome has a segment encoding these proteins:
- the LOC139197187 gene encoding uncharacterized protein produces MDFIGQIYLASSKGHTFIIVATDYFTKWVKASAVKSITSAAVKNFIETKILYRFGVPETIVTGHLLFQKKLKSLQANSSEKWHEKLGNTLWAYRTSKRAGTGATPYALNLRQDAVLPMEINEGKKVVARAYNKKVKIKSFKEEDLVWKTVIPLGAQLRGFGKWSPTWECPFTISRVLDKGGYYLADLEGNWQKHPINVKFLKRYCPTLWDVRDCYIEEGARFNSDVLRLIPSGCNVIFSWFSDVFMDRIRSGDREYQEVVQESREDQETLGGVDLNQKIQIPRTRVQTHAAIQLILALGIQG; encoded by the exons atggacttcatcgggcagatCTATCTAGCTTCTAGCAAGGGGCACACtttcataattgtagcaacggattacttcaccaaatgggtaaaaGCCTCGGCTGTAAAATCCATAACCTCAGCTGCAGTCAAGAATTTTATTGAGACCAAGATTCTGTATAGATTTGGGGTGCCCGAAACTATCGTAacgggccatcttttatttcaaaagaagttgaagagtttgcaagcaa ATAGTTCGGAAAAGTGGCATGAAAAGCTGGGGaatactttgtgggcatacagaaCTTCCAAGAGGGCAGGAACAGGGGCAACTCCTTACGCTTTAAATTTAAggcaagatgcagtgcttcCCATGGAGATCAAT GAAGGAAAGAAAgttgttgcccgagcttataacaaaaaggtGAAGATAAAGTCTTTCAAGGAGGAAGATTTAGTGTGGAAAACAGTCATTCCTCTAGGAGCTCAGCTTAGGGGCTTTGGAAAATGGAGCCCAACATGGGAATGTCCTTTCACGATTAGTCGGGTACTAGACAAGGGAGGATACTACTTGGCGGACCTCGAAGGAAATTGGCAGAAGCAtcccattaatgttaaattcttgaaaaggtattgtcctacattatgggatgttagagatTGTTACATTGAAGAGGGTGCAAG ATTCAATTCCGACGTGCTACGTTTGATTCCTTCTGGATGCAATGTTATTTTCAGCTGGTTTTCCGATGTCTTCATGGATAGAATCCGatcaggtgatcgg GAATATCAGGAGGTTGTTCAAGAGTCACGAGAAGATCAAGAGACTCTGGGTGGCGTTGATCTCAACCAGAAGATACAAATTCCAAGAACAAGAGTGCAGACGCATGCAGCTATTCAATTAATATTGGCGCTTGGAATTCAAGGCTGA